Proteins encoded in a region of the Rutidosis leptorrhynchoides isolate AG116_Rl617_1_P2 chromosome 9, CSIRO_AGI_Rlap_v1, whole genome shotgun sequence genome:
- the LOC139868288 gene encoding uncharacterized protein, which yields MGYYFYNPTENKVFISRHATFLEKEFLFKEVSGSSVELEEIREPQNSTPEVGTSYQQIIEEPKQLFAQVTEVTQGIRRSSRPRHSPERYDKIFLVDETEPTNYKDVTSDPESEKWHEAMNAEMQSMYDNEVWDLVDLPPNNKHVKSKYVFKKKTDMDGNVHTFKARLVAKGFTQTHGDVTWKSSKKKVVAQSTTEAEYIAASKEAQEAAWMKKFIADLGVMSSIEDPIEIFCDNEGAIAQAK from the exons atgggatattatttctacaaTCCTACCGAGAACAAAGTATTTATTTCCAGACACGCTACTTTTCTAGAAAAGGAGTTTCTTTTTAAAGAAGTAAGTGGGAGTAGTGTAGAACTTGAAGAAATTCGAGAACCACAAAATAGCACACCCGAGGTTGGAACTAGCTATCAACAAATCATTGAAGAACCTAAACAATTATTTGCTCAGGTAACTGAAGTAacacaaggcattcgtagatctagtagacctCGTCATAGTCCCGAAAGATATGACAAAATTTTCTTAGTGGATGAAACTGAGCCTACTAACTACAAAGATGTTACATCAGATCCTGAATCTGAGAAATGGCATGAAGCCATGAATGCCGAGATGCAGTCCATGTATGACAATGAAGTATGGGACTTAGTTGATCTACCTCCTAACAACAAGCATGTTAAGAGCAAATAtgttttcaagaagaaaactgacatGGATGGAAACGTGCACACATTTAAGGCACGACTAGTGGCGAAAGGATTCACTCAAACTCATG GAGATGTAACTTGGAAAAGTTCTAAGAAGAAAGTAGTTGCACAATCTACTAcagaagctgaatacattgctgcatcAAAGGAAGCACAAGAGGCTGCTTGGATGAAAAAGTTTATTGCTGATTTAGGGGTTATGTCAAGCATAGAAGACCCCATAGAGATATTTTGTGATAATGAGGGTGCTATTGCGCAAGCAAAATAA